A genomic stretch from Shewanella sediminis HAW-EB3 includes:
- a CDS encoding HypC/HybG/HupF family hydrogenase formation chaperone encodes MCLSIPSQVVELHEEEQSVTVETMGVKRKVSAHLMPEPLEIGDYVLIHIGFVMNKIDKADALESIELYNEIVEKMAAAE; translated from the coding sequence ATGTGTTTATCTATTCCTTCTCAGGTCGTTGAGCTTCACGAAGAGGAGCAAAGCGTCACAGTTGAAACCATGGGCGTAAAGAGAAAAGTCAGCGCACACCTGATGCCTGAGCCCCTGGAAATTGGTGACTATGTCTTGATCCACATCGGATTCGTCATGAATAAAATCGATAAAGCCGATGCCTTAGAGAGCATCGAGCTTTATAACGAAATAGTCGAAAAAATGGCCGCGGCGGAGTAG
- the hypB gene encoding hydrogenase nickel incorporation protein HypB, whose translation MCKDCGCSLTRPSHGEHSHDHEHHTHGDLHSNPQLNDKKTLAVIHKILDKNDIEAAHNREHFEANGVTAFNLMSSPGSGKTTLLENLHEYTDLKYAVIEGDLETSRDADRLKAKGIDAYQIQTGSACHLDAFMVHGALHHVELNDLDICFVENVGNLVCPASYDVGTHLNVVLVSVPEGDDKVEKYPVMFRRADLILITKCDLLPYFDFSVEEARAQVKKLNPEVEVIEVSIKDGDSMTQVANWLKTHRKGA comes from the coding sequence ATGTGTAAAGATTGCGGCTGTTCACTGACTCGTCCCTCCCATGGCGAGCATTCCCATGACCATGAACATCACACTCACGGCGATCTACATAGTAATCCCCAACTGAATGATAAGAAAACCTTAGCGGTTATCCATAAAATACTCGATAAAAATGATATTGAAGCCGCCCATAACAGAGAACATTTTGAAGCTAATGGCGTCACGGCCTTCAACTTAATGAGTAGCCCGGGTAGCGGTAAGACAACTTTGCTTGAAAATCTCCATGAATACACAGATCTCAAATATGCTGTTATCGAAGGCGATCTCGAAACATCGCGCGATGCTGACAGATTAAAAGCCAAAGGGATCGACGCTTATCAGATCCAAACCGGCTCGGCTTGTCACCTCGATGCCTTTATGGTCCATGGTGCCCTGCATCATGTTGAACTCAACGATCTCGATATCTGCTTCGTGGAAAACGTCGGTAACCTCGTCTGCCCGGCCTCGTATGATGTGGGTACCCACCTCAATGTCGTCCTGGTATCGGTACCTGAAGGCGATGATAAAGTTGAGAAGTATCCGGTTATGTTCCGACGCGCCGATCTTATCTTGATCACAAAGTGCGACCTACTCCCCTATTTTGATTTCAGTGTCGAGGAAGCCCGCGCACAGGTTAAGAAGCTCAATCCTGAAGTTGAGGTCATTGAGGTCTCTATTAAGGATGGCGACTCGATGACTCAAGTTGCTAACTGGCTAAAAACTCACCGTAAAGGAGCGTAA